The Saxibacter everestensis genome has a window encoding:
- a CDS encoding DUF6194 family protein: MSMEQILSEIRTYDGLLELAPLPGSEHPEISWGDFYFYYAPDRRVPRNRQPYATIVTNDYPGDTQSRLGVDDRWRLNIHVGSQVFTELLGYPSEEIEESGADYGTTDAFLPHPLYGAYGWVCVVNPGGATINRALEALRGAHLADRRRVERRQSRSEASRTE, from the coding sequence ATGTCTATGGAACAGATCTTGTCAGAAATCCGAACCTACGATGGTCTCCTTGAGCTCGCGCCCCTGCCAGGCAGCGAACATCCCGAGATCTCGTGGGGCGACTTCTACTTCTACTACGCCCCGGACAGGCGGGTACCGCGCAACCGCCAGCCATACGCGACGATCGTGACGAACGACTACCCGGGCGACACCCAGTCTCGCCTCGGTGTCGATGATCGCTGGCGACTGAACATCCACGTCGGTTCACAGGTCTTCACCGAACTCCTCGGATACCCGTCCGAAGAGATCGAGGAGTCGGGCGCGGACTACGGCACCACGGACGCGTTCCTTCCCCACCCACTGTATGGCGCTTACGGGTGGGTATGCGTCGTGAACCCTGGAGGAGCAACGATCAATCGCGCGCTGGAAGCCCTCCGCGGCGCACATCTGGCTGACCGGCGACGAGTGGAGCGCCGGCAGAGCCGGAGCGAAGCCTCGCGGACCGAATGA
- a CDS encoding MerR family transcriptional regulator: MTDAAALDSERYTTSRLAALSGYSVQQIRDLEHLDVIPPAVRQPNGYRQFTSIHVTALRAYRHLAIAAGPVAARSTMREMRHLPSDEAIARIVALHVDLARSRADTIAALHALDSIVDESAHDAPPAPGDTMSITELSAALGVRSSTLRFWEQEGLINLERREPLAARRYPPDAVRDARIVAALRAGRYRIPAVQAVMTSLRTLDNTIDARNALQDRLQSIAARSDALLRAGTDLSALLRSPAVSNVPASNTSSRPALSADGLLAPHFRPSPGFRPSTSSRT; the protein is encoded by the coding sequence ATGACGGACGCCGCCGCTCTCGACTCCGAGCGATACACGACGAGTCGTCTCGCCGCTCTCTCCGGTTACTCGGTGCAGCAGATCCGAGACCTCGAACACCTCGACGTCATCCCGCCAGCAGTTCGACAGCCCAACGGATATCGGCAGTTCACCAGCATTCACGTGACAGCGCTACGCGCGTACCGCCACCTGGCGATCGCGGCCGGCCCCGTGGCCGCCCGGTCGACAATGCGCGAAATGCGTCATCTGCCGTCCGACGAAGCCATCGCGCGTATAGTCGCACTTCACGTCGACCTCGCCCGCTCCCGCGCCGATACGATCGCCGCGCTCCACGCCCTCGACAGCATCGTCGATGAAAGCGCCCACGACGCTCCCCCAGCACCAGGCGACACGATGAGCATCACAGAACTCTCCGCCGCGCTCGGTGTACGCTCCTCCACGCTCCGCTTCTGGGAACAGGAAGGACTGATCAACCTCGAACGACGAGAACCACTCGCCGCACGACGCTACCCGCCGGACGCCGTGAGAGACGCCCGGATCGTCGCCGCTCTCCGCGCAGGCAGATACCGGATCCCCGCAGTCCAAGCCGTCATGACATCCCTGCGCACACTCGACAACACCATAGATGCACGCAACGCCCTCCAAGACCGACTGCAGAGCATTGCCGCCCGCTCCGACGCGCTGCTCCGCGCCGGCACAGATCTCTCCGCCCTGCTGCGCTCACCAGCTGTCAGCAACGTTCCGGCCAGCAACACCAGCTCCCGTCCGGCGCTATCGGCCGACGGGCTGCTGGCCCCGCACTTCCGGCCCAGTCCCGGGTTCCGGCCGTCGACGAGCTCCCGGACCTAA
- a CDS encoding ABC-F family ATP-binding cassette domain-containing protein, whose translation MISVQDLELRAGARLLMGGVNFRVDKGDRVGLVGRNGAGKTTLTKVLAGEGTPAGGTVARKGDIGYLPQDPRTGDLEVLARDRILAARDLDGVIRRMRRAEEDMAGDDPNRRDRAMAKYSRLEEEFIAKGGYASESEADAIASNLGLDSRILNQPLNTLSGGQRRRVELSRILYANVDTMLLDEPTNHLDAESVVWLRDYLKTYPGALIVISHDVELLDQTVNKVFHLDANRALIDVYSLGWSAYLKQREIDERRRKRERANAEKKASALMAQSDKMRAKATKTVAAQNMARRAERLLSGLEDERVQDKVAHLRFPTPKACGRVPLTAEGLSKAYGSLEIFTGVDLAIDRGTRVVVLGFNGAGKTTLLRMLAGVDSPDSGEVIAGHGLKLGYFAQEHDTLDVSRTVLENMRSEAPDLDDTAVRSVLGSFLFSGDDVHKPASVLSGGEKTRLALATLVVSAANVLLLDEPTNNLDPASREEVLGAIRNYEGAIVLVTHDDGAVEALQPDRVLLLPDGDEDLWNDSYQDLVSLA comes from the coding sequence GTGATTTCCGTCCAGGATCTTGAGCTGCGCGCCGGTGCCCGGCTGCTCATGGGGGGCGTGAACTTCCGAGTCGACAAGGGCGATCGCGTCGGATTGGTCGGCCGAAACGGCGCAGGTAAGACCACTCTGACTAAGGTACTGGCGGGTGAAGGCACTCCCGCGGGCGGCACCGTGGCCCGCAAAGGCGATATCGGCTACCTGCCACAGGATCCCCGAACCGGAGACCTCGAAGTACTGGCGCGCGACCGGATCCTCGCCGCCCGTGATCTCGACGGCGTAATCCGGCGTATGCGCCGCGCGGAGGAGGACATGGCCGGCGATGATCCGAATCGCCGCGACCGTGCGATGGCTAAGTACTCCAGGCTGGAAGAGGAGTTCATCGCGAAGGGTGGGTACGCGAGCGAGTCCGAGGCCGACGCCATCGCCAGCAACCTGGGCCTGGACAGCCGGATTCTCAACCAACCGCTCAATACGCTCTCCGGTGGTCAACGGCGGCGTGTGGAGCTTTCGCGAATCCTGTACGCCAACGTCGACACGATGCTGCTCGACGAGCCGACCAACCACCTCGACGCAGAGTCGGTCGTCTGGCTTCGCGACTACCTCAAGACCTACCCGGGCGCGCTGATCGTGATCAGCCACGATGTCGAGTTGCTCGACCAGACGGTGAACAAGGTCTTCCACCTGGATGCCAACCGGGCGCTGATCGACGTCTACTCACTCGGCTGGTCTGCATATCTGAAGCAACGCGAGATCGACGAGCGTCGTCGGAAGCGCGAGCGGGCAAACGCGGAGAAGAAGGCTTCCGCGCTGATGGCGCAGTCGGACAAGATGCGGGCGAAGGCCACCAAGACCGTCGCCGCGCAGAACATGGCGCGGCGCGCGGAGCGGCTGCTGTCCGGACTCGAGGACGAACGGGTCCAGGACAAGGTCGCGCACCTTCGTTTCCCGACCCCGAAGGCCTGCGGACGGGTTCCTCTGACCGCGGAGGGCCTGAGCAAGGCGTACGGATCGCTCGAGATCTTCACCGGCGTCGACCTGGCCATCGATCGAGGCACCCGAGTCGTCGTCCTGGGCTTCAACGGAGCAGGCAAAACGACACTGCTGCGGATGCTCGCCGGAGTGGACTCCCCGGATAGCGGCGAGGTGATCGCCGGTCACGGACTGAAGCTGGGATACTTCGCCCAGGAGCACGACACCCTGGATGTCTCACGCACGGTGCTGGAAAACATGCGGTCCGAGGCGCCGGACCTGGACGACACAGCTGTGCGCAGTGTGCTCGGCTCGTTCCTGTTCTCCGGCGACGACGTGCACAAGCCGGCGAGCGTTCTCTCCGGGGGTGAGAAGACCCGATTGGCACTGGCAACCCTGGTGGTTTCCGCGGCCAACGTGTTGCTGCTGGACGAGCCGACCAACAACCTGGACCCTGCCAGTCGCGAAGAGGTGCTCGGCGCCATCCGCAATTACGAGGGTGCAATCGTGCTGGTCACCCACGATGATGGCGCCGTCGAGGCATTGCAGCCGGACCGGGTGCTGCTGCTTCCGGATGGCGACGAGGACCTTTGGAATGACTCGTACCAGGACCTCGTCTCGCTCGCCTAG
- a CDS encoding RNase H family protein: MTIRAAADGSALGNPGPAGWAWYVSDDCWAAGGWPRATNNQGELNAVLQLFRASRGINEDLHVMCDSQYVIKAITQWMPGWKRRGWRKADGSPVLNQELLRALDAELQGRSYRFEWVKGHANHAMNEAADERARGAATAYQRKSAVPEGPGWTLGGSTADAVGQPPAADYGGGGQVPPVDIGGGRLHAMDAPPSLFDEPAQTERAQTERAQTGSAGAARQLSVELHPEQFAALTERARARGLSPETLLREIVTESLGA; encoded by the coding sequence ATGACGATCCGCGCAGCTGCCGACGGCTCGGCGCTAGGTAATCCAGGGCCGGCCGGCTGGGCGTGGTACGTCAGCGATGACTGCTGGGCGGCGGGCGGTTGGCCTCGGGCTACCAACAATCAGGGTGAGCTGAACGCCGTGCTTCAACTGTTCCGGGCATCACGCGGCATCAACGAGGACCTGCACGTGATGTGCGACAGCCAGTATGTGATCAAGGCCATTACGCAGTGGATGCCGGGCTGGAAGCGTCGCGGCTGGCGAAAGGCGGATGGCTCGCCGGTGCTCAATCAGGAGCTGCTCAGGGCACTCGATGCCGAGCTGCAGGGGCGCAGTTATCGGTTCGAGTGGGTGAAGGGCCATGCCAACCACGCGATGAACGAGGCGGCCGACGAGCGAGCCCGTGGCGCGGCGACGGCGTATCAGCGCAAGTCCGCGGTGCCTGAGGGTCCGGGCTGGACGCTCGGCGGCTCAACCGCTGACGCCGTTGGCCAGCCACCCGCGGCGGACTACGGAGGCGGCGGGCAGGTACCTCCGGTCGACATCGGAGGCGGACGGCTGCACGCGATGGACGCGCCGCCATCTCTGTTCGACGAACCGGCGCAGACCGAACGGGCGCAGACCGAACGGGCGCAGACCGGATCGGCGGGGGCTGCCCGGCAATTAAGCGTTGAGCTTCATCCCGAGCAGTTTGCCGCGTTAACCGAACGAGCCCGCGCCCGGGGATTGAGCCCCGAGACTCTGCTGCGGGAGATCGTAACCGAATCTCTCGGTGCCTGA
- the ypfJ gene encoding KPN_02809 family neutral zinc metallopeptidase: MSFDPNSRLDTSQVSDRRGGGGFRGGGGSRRGGGLKLGGGLGGLVVVILVAVFFGPEALTSIGLTDDSSSGRSTSSGDLSECRTGQDANEQADCRVVGTVNSLNAFWQGYLPDYGISYRAPEAALENGQWDTGCGVGNSEMGPFYCPSDETAYFDTDFFQVLKSDYGSSGGPLAEEYVVAHEWGHHIQNLTGTLGKAQQDPQGEQSGAVRVELQADCYAGLWAAHAATTNDPETGKPYLEELTEQDVSDALSAAAAVGDDRIQQKAQGRVTPESWTHGSAEQRQKWFIAGYTSGDLAKCDTFAVDRV; encoded by the coding sequence GTGAGCTTCGATCCGAACAGCCGCCTCGACACCTCCCAGGTCAGCGACCGCCGCGGCGGCGGTGGTTTCCGCGGGGGCGGAGGTTCTCGACGGGGTGGTGGCCTGAAGCTGGGCGGCGGCCTTGGCGGCCTCGTCGTGGTTATTCTCGTCGCCGTCTTCTTCGGCCCGGAAGCGCTCACCAGCATTGGCCTGACCGATGATTCGAGCTCGGGCAGGTCGACTTCGTCCGGAGACCTTTCCGAATGCCGGACCGGCCAGGATGCCAACGAGCAGGCCGACTGCCGGGTCGTTGGCACGGTGAACAGCCTAAACGCGTTCTGGCAGGGATATCTGCCTGATTACGGGATCTCGTACCGGGCACCGGAGGCCGCGTTGGAAAATGGGCAGTGGGACACCGGCTGTGGCGTCGGCAACTCGGAGATGGGGCCTTTCTACTGCCCATCCGATGAAACCGCGTACTTCGACACGGACTTCTTCCAGGTACTCAAGAGCGACTACGGTTCCAGCGGCGGGCCGCTCGCCGAGGAGTATGTCGTCGCCCACGAATGGGGCCATCACATTCAGAACCTGACCGGCACTCTCGGCAAAGCTCAGCAGGATCCGCAGGGTGAACAGTCCGGGGCTGTCCGAGTCGAGCTGCAGGCCGACTGCTATGCCGGTCTGTGGGCGGCGCATGCCGCGACCACAAATGACCCGGAAACCGGCAAGCCGTACCTAGAAGAACTCACCGAACAGGATGTCAGTGACGCGCTGTCCGCCGCCGCCGCGGTAGGCGACGACCGCATTCAGCAGAAGGCTCAGGGCCGGGTCACTCCGGAATCGTGGACGCATGGTTCCGCCGAGCAGCGACAGAAGTGGTTCATTGCCGGCTACACCTCCGGGGACCTCGCCAAGTGCGACACCTTCGCTGTTGACCGGGTGTGA
- a CDS encoding VOC family protein, which translates to MLNHVGIQVGDVEASLQFYLRVFGPIGMREAVRIPLDAAPVIGLSGPDGVPDFWLSQADGVETRELHLAFAATDREAVDAVYEAARDGGAEVLHSPREWPEYHPGYYAVFLRDPDSHNVEAVFHGG; encoded by the coding sequence GCTCAATCACGTCGGAATCCAGGTCGGCGATGTCGAGGCCTCATTGCAGTTCTACCTGCGCGTCTTCGGGCCGATAGGGATGCGCGAGGCGGTCCGTATACCGCTCGATGCCGCTCCGGTGATCGGCCTGAGCGGACCGGATGGTGTTCCCGACTTTTGGCTCAGTCAGGCCGACGGCGTCGAGACCCGGGAACTCCACCTCGCCTTTGCCGCTACCGATCGCGAAGCCGTGGACGCCGTGTACGAGGCCGCGCGGGACGGCGGTGCGGAGGTCTTGCATTCTCCGCGGGAGTGGCCCGAGTACCACCCCGGCTATTACGCCGTGTTCCTCCGTGACCCGGATAGCCACAACGTCGAAGCAGTCTTCCACGGCGGCTAG